In Candidatus Angelobacter sp., the sequence GCGTGGGTTGCCCCGTGGATGCGGGACCGATCCACCTGTTGAGAAGGTCCAATGAACCGTTCGTCAAACAAGAAAGGAAACAGACACCCATGAAATCTGCGCCAACTATCCTCCACGTCGGTTTGGACGTCCATAAAGAAACCATCGCCGTGGCCCTCGCCTCCGGGGAGGGGTCGGTGCGCCAATACGGGGACCGCATCAAGACCAACGCCCGCGATGCCGAGCAGTTGGCGCGATTGTTTCGCGCGGGCGAACTGACGGCCGTCCGTGTGCCCGATGAAAGCGACGAAGCACCACATGCATAAATGCATTTACCGCCTGGTCATACGTTGTGAATGGGAATTCGTGACGCCGGTTTGCCTTGAACTCGGAGTCCGCTTCCCCATGATTCCGCGCCATGGACTGGATTTCCGATCCGCAAATCTGGGTCAGCCTGCTCACGCTGACGGTGCTCGAAATCATTCTGGGCATTGATAACATCGTGTTCATTTCCATCCTCGCGGGGAAACTGCCGTCGGAACAGCAGGCCAGGGCCCGCCAGGCCGGCTTGAGCCTGGCGCTGATCACGCGCATCCTGTTGCTGTGCGGCCTGGCCTGGATGGTGAAGTTGACCCGGCCGCTGTTTGAAGTGCCCACGTTGGGGATTCTCGACGAGCCGCATCCGGTTTCGGGCCGCGACTTGATCCTGCTTTGCGGCGGGTTGTTCCTGCTGTGGAAAAGCACGCATGAGATTCACGACAAACTGGAGGGCGAAGACGGATCCGTCACGAGCCGCCTGGCGCCGTCCTTTGTAAGCGTCGTCGTCCAGATTCTGCTGCTCGACATCGTGTTCTCGCTCGACTCCGTCATCACGGCCGTTGGGATGGCGCGGCAGCTCGCCGTGATGATCGCCGCGGTCATCGTCGCGCTGGTGTTCATGCTGATCTTTTCCGGGCGCATCAGCGGCTTCATCCACAAACATCCGACGCTGAAGATGCTGGGCCTAAGTTTTCTGCTGCTGATCGGTTGCGCGCTGGTGGCCGAGGGGTTTCACAAAGAAATCCCCAAAGGCTATATCTACTTTGCGATGGCGTTCTCCGTGGGGGTCGAGAGTCTGAACATCCGGCTGCGTTCAAAGCAGGCATCGAAGGTGGAATTGCACCAGCCGTACCGGTAAGGAGGGGGCCCCGAATTGGCGAAAACAGGGCTTGCCAACCCCCAAAGGCGTGAATAGTCTCACCCCTCTTTTGGAACCAGCGCTCGAACGGGCGCGCGGCCAGAGTGTCATTTTGGGCCGCTCCGATTGGGAATTTCTAATTATGGCAGTGAGAATACGCATGAAGCGAATCGGGGCGACGAACAACCCCGTGTTCCGCATTGTGGTAGCGGACAATCGCAGTCCGCGCGACGGCAAGTTCATCGAAGAAATCGGCACCTATCAGCCGCGCAAGAAGGGTGATAATTTCTCGCTCGATTACGAACGGGCGAAGTACTGGATCAGCAAGGGCGCGCAGCCGAGCGACACGGTGGCCAGCTTTATCCGCAAGGCCGCCAAGGCAGCGCCGGCGGCCGCTTGATTGCGGGGCGGGTTTTATGCAGGCCTTCCTGGAATACGTCGTCAAAGGCCTGGTGGATCGTCCGGACGCGGTGAACATCACCCCGGTGGAGCGCCAGGGCATGACCATTTACGAGTTGCGCATGCACCCGACCGACATCGGAAAGGTCATCGGCAAACAAGGCACGACGATTCATGCCATCCGGTCGCTGTTGCAGGTGGGCGCGGCCAGGAAAGGGCAGCGCTGCACGGTGGAGATTGTTGAAGAGCGGCCGGAAGGTTGAAACGGAGTACGCCCGGCGCAGCCGTACCGCGGCTGCAATCGCGCGGCCATGAAAATTGACGTGCTGACTTTGTTCCCCGCGATGTTTGCGGGGCCGCTCGACGAAAGTATCATCAAACGGGCGCGCGCGGACAAGTTGCTGGATCTGGCGATCCACAACCTGCGGGACCATACGCACGACCGTCATCGCACGGTGGACGACAAACCGTTCGGCGGCGGGCCGGGGATGCTGCTGAAGCCCGAACCGATCTTTGAAGCCGTGGATAAACTGGCGCGGGAAAAGACGCGCGTGATTTTATTATCGCCGTCCGGGCGGACGTTCACCCAGGCGATCGCCAGCGGACTGGCCCGCGAGGAGCACCTGCTCCTGATTTGCGGCAGCTATGAAGGATTTGACGAGCGGGTGCGCGAGGCGCTGGCCGATGACGAATTGTCCATCGGCGATTATGTGCTGACCAACGGCGGGCTGCCGGCGATGGTAATCATCGATGCCGTGACGCGGTTGCTGCCCGGCGCGCTTGGCGACGATGAAAGTTCGCGCGATGAGTCGTTCAGTCGCGGATTGCTGGAATATCCGCAATACACGCGGCCGGCCGAGTTTCGCGGGATGAAAGTGCCGGATGTTTTGCTCTCGGGAAATCACGCGCAGATCGAACAGTGGCGGCGCGAACAATCGGAACAGCGGACGCTCGAACGAAGACCGGACTTGTCCGACCTCGAAGCAATCCGTGGCGGCGGCCCCGGGGCGCCACCCGAGAAGTGACTTTATGAACCAGGCAATACTCGACAAAATTGAATCGGAACAGTTTCGCAAGAACCCCGCGAATTTCGGGGTGGGCGACACGGTGCGCGTGCATACCAAGGTCGTGGAAGGCGACAAGGAACGGATCCAGATTTTTACCGGCGTGGTGATCGGCAAACGCGGCCGCGGGCTGAATGAGACATTCACCGTCCGGCGCATCAGTTACGGAGAAGGCGTCGAGCGCGTTTTCCCGTTCCATTCGCCGCGTGTGGACAAAGTCGAGGTGGAGCGCAGGGGTTCGGTGCGCCGCGCCAAGCTCACCTATTTGCGCAAACGCATCGGGAGGGGCGCGGTGGCTGTGAAAGAGAAAGAAAGCGCAACGGCCGCGCCGGCCCCGGCAAAGTGAAGGGCGCACAAACCGCAATTTCGAACCGGGACCGCGCGCCGCGTCTGCCAATTCCCGGCATGACAGCAAGTCATCCTTTCGGTTACCCTGCCGGCCGTGAAGTGCGTGGTGACCGCCGGGCCAACGTATGAGCCGCTGGATGAAGTCCGGCGGCTGACGAATTCTTCCACCGGCAGGCTGGGGACCGGATTAGCGAATCACCTGGCCGCAATGGGGCACGAAGTCATTCTGCTCAGGGGTTACTACGCCGTTCACAGAGGAGAAGTGAAGTCCAGCCACGTCGAGATGTTTACCACCGCCACGGACCTGCGCACGCGGCTCCAGACTCTTTCCAGCCAGGGCGCCGGCGCAGTCTTTCACGCGGCCGCGGTGAGTGATTTCACGTTTGGCGCGGTCTGGGAACGAAGTGCCGAGAGCGAACTGTCCCGTTGCGTCGGCAAGAAAATCTCCACTCGGAAGGACCAATTGCTCGTTGAGTTGAAACCGACATCGAAGATCATCGGCGAACTGCGGGGCTGGTTTCCACAAGCGTGCCTGGTCGGCTGGAAATACGAACTCGACGGCGACCGCGCGCGCGTTATTGAAGTGGCGAAGGAGCAACTCGCGGCCAACCGGACCAACGCCTGCGTCGTCAACGGCGCTGCTTACGGAGAAGGGTTTGGTCTTGTGACCGGCGCCGGGCGATCCGAGCACCTGGCAGACGCGCCGGCCCTCTACGGCGCGCTCGCCACGCTCATCGATTCCTGAACGGCGGTACGGCGCGGTGCTATTGCGTCACTCTCGCGAAGGCGACCGAATCACGATGGCGCTTGTTATCGGCACGAATGCGGGCGGTCAATGTCTTGCCAATGGCGAACAGAAAAGGCGCCGCGAGGTCGGGCGCTCCACTGGTGAGTCTTTGAAAGGCCCCGGCGGAGATTTTAAGGAGGAGGGAATCCCTGTTCGCCACGACGTCGGCTGAGCGCGGACCGTGATCGAACAGCGCGACTTCACCGAAGAATTCACCGGCCGCCAGTGTCGCCAGAATGCTCTCCTTGTCGGCAATCATCATGCGCACGCGCACCTCGCCTTCGAGCACCAGATACATCGCGTCGCCGGGACTTCCCTGTCGGACGATCTCTGTCCATTGCCGCACGGGCTGCAGCTCCATAAAATCGACGAAACGCGCAAGCTGCGCGTCGCTCAGTCCGGCAAGGATCTTGACGCGTCGCAACGCCCCGGGCTTGAGGGTGAGGGAAGTACCGTCGGGGGCGCTTACGGTGGGCGGGCCGGCCTCCGAGCGCGGTTGAAAGAACATTTTCAATTCGCCGACGTGCTGGGCCTTGTGCCACTCGGCCTTGTCCTGGCGGAAAATCCATGTGCCGGCGGTGACCCTTTCGTCCCGCACCCAGTTCACCAGCGTGGGGAGATTAACGGGTCCATAAACGACATTGTCAACGCCCCAGATGCAGTAGCCGGGCGCGTCGTTGTCGGGTTGCATGAGCGGTTTTTAACCGAGCCGCCCGGTCCGATAAAGGGAAAAAGCGCCGCCAAAAGAGCAGCCGTCAAAGCGGCATCACATCTGTTCAGTGGTTTCAATGCCGAGCACGCCGAGACCTTCTTTCAGCACCTGGGCGGTCAGATTGCACAAAACCAGACGGCTGGCGCGGTCGGACTCGGCAGCCTTGAGGACCGGGCAGTTTTCGTAGAAGCGCGCGAAATGTCCGGCCAGTTCGTAGAGATAATTGCACAGGTAGTTGGGACGATATTCCCCGGCGACCGCATCCAGTGTCAGGCCGAAATTCAGCAGATGCTTGCCGAGCGCGATTTCTTCGAGCGCGGACAGTTTCAATTCCACATTTTGTATTCCACGCTCGCCCTGCTCTGCGCCGCCCTTGCGGAAAATGCTTCTGACGCGCGTATAAGCGTATTGCAAATACGGCGCGGTGTTGCCGTTCAACGCGAGCATCTTGTCCCAACTGAACACGTAATCGCTGGTCCGGTTGGGCAACAGATCAGCGTATTTGACCGCGCCGATGCCGACAATGCGTGCTATCTCGCGTTGCTGCGCTTCCGGCAATTCCGGATTTTTCTCCGAAACGATTTTGAGAGCTCGCTCCTCGGCTTCGTCAAGGAGGTCGCGCAACTTGACGTTTTCGCCGCTCCGCGTTTTTAGAGGTTTGTTGTCCTCGCCAAGAATGGTCCCGAAGTCGATTAATTTTGGCTCGAACAAATTACGTTCCGTCGCCTTGAACCATTTGCCAGCGGTGGAAAAAAGGTGGTCGAAATGATCCCGCTGCCGCGAATCAACAACGTAAAGCACGGCGTCGGCCCTGAGCGCCTCCTTCCGGTAAAGGACGGTGGCCAGGTCGGTGGACGCATAATTGGAAGCGCCATCACGTTTGCGAATGATGAAAGGATGTCCTTTGATATTCGCAGGAGCTTCAGGTTGATTTTGAAAAACGACAAGTGCGCCTTCGCTCTCGACTGCGATACTGTGGGCGGTCAGTTCGTCATAAACTTGCTTGACCTTGTCGTTGTAAAAACTTTCGCCGAAAGAGTGATCGAATTTGACGCCAAGCCGCGAATAGATTTCATCGAACTGTTTTTGCGAGAGCTCGATCATCTCGCGCCAGATTTTCAGATTGTCGGTGTCTCCGTTTTGGAGTTTGACCAGTTCGGCCCGGGCAGCTTCGTGCGTCGCGGCATCATAGCCGGATTTTTCCGGGTCGCACTTCGACTGAACCGCCTTATAGATCCGCTCCATCTCCGCCAGCGGTTCGCGTCCGAGCGCGGCGCGGTCGAGTAATGTCTTCCAACCAACGATCAACATGCCGAACTGCGTCCCCCAGTCGCCGATGTGGTTGTCGGTGATGACGTGATGGCCGAGCAGCCGCAGCGTGCGCGACAGACAATCACCGAGGATAGTCGAGCGGATATGACCGACGTGCATCGGCTTGGCGACGTTCGGCGAACTGAAGTCAATGACAACGGTGTGCGGTTGTTTTGTCTGTTCAACAAAGGGATGCTTGGAGGCTGCGGCAGTCTCCAACGCGCGTGCCAGCGCGGGGATTTTGAGCCGGAAATTGAGGAAGCCGGCGCCCGCCAATTCCACTTTCTCGCACCACTCATTTGCATCGAGCCTGGCCAGCACTTCGTTCGCAAGTTGCCGCGGATTCAGCTTGCGCGCCTTGGCGAGGGACATCAGCGCGTTGCACTGGTAGTCGCCAAATTTCGGATCGGGACAAGGGCGCACGAGCACCGCCTCGATATCCGCGGTATCCGCATCCGGCAAAACCAGGCGGACAGCGTCTCGAATCCGGTCTTGGAGTAATTGATGGATCACGGGATAACGCGGATTGGAGTCACCGCCACGCCAGAACCGCACGCGGGCGCAAATTTCACCGGGCGGTGCCCGTGGCGCCACCCGATTGTTCTTTAACAATGCGATACATGGTATCGGCGTCGGGCGCTTCTTCGAGTGACTGGCGAAACTCGGTTTTATGAAGGAGCTTGGCGATGTTGGCGAGGGTGTGGAGGTGCTTCTGGAACTGGCCCTGGGGAACCAAAAAAAGCATGACGAGCCTGACCGGCTGGTTGTCAAGCGCGTCGAAGTTGACGCCTTTCTTCGAGCGGCCAAATGCGCCGACCACTTCGTAGATCAAATCTGTGGACGCATGCGGGATTCCGATGCCGAACCCGATGCCGGTGCTCATGGATGTCTCGCGTTTTTTGACGACGGCGGCGATCGGGTCGCGGTTTTCCGGCTTGATTTTCCCGGTCTGAACGAGATTGTTGATCAACTCATCGATGGCTTCCCAACGGTTGGAGGCCTGCATTTCCGAAATGATTTGCGCCGGACTGAGGATGTCGCCCAGGTTCATACAGAATTGATCACAGCCCGGTCATTTCGCCTGAATCAAAACTGGTTTTCAAGAGCAATTCTTTTGCGATTGGGTCGTGGTATGCTTTTTTTATGCAGCTCGAGGGCGCGCGGTGCGAGCACGGGGGTTATGAGAATGGGTCGGATGGCCTGTCGGCGCATTGTTCATGGTCGGCACCGCAGGGCCCGGAGCGCTCGGGAATTGACAACTGTTACAGAATTCTTAAGAGAAGGATGCGCTCATGCTTGACGCCGCATTCTACGACACGAAACCGTACGACCGGCAGTATTTCGAACACGGCCGGAACGAGGGCGGCATCCACTGGCGGTTCTACGACTTTCGCCTGCGCGCCGAAACTGCGACCACGGCAAAAGGCGCACGCGCAGTCTGTGTGTTCGTAAACGACTGCCTGGATCGGCCGTGTCTGGAGGGCCTCGTTGAATCGGGAGTCAAGCACATCGCGCTCCGGTGCGCGGGGTTCAACAACCTTGATTTGCCGGCGGCGAAGGCGCTGGGGCTCGCGGTGACGCGCGTTCCGGCCTATTCGCCACACGCTGTCGCGGAACACGCGGTGGCACTGCTGCTCGCGCTGAACCGCAAAATCCATCGGGCGTACAACCGCGTCCGCGAGCATAATTTTTCGCTCAACGGGCTTGTCGGTTTTGACATCTGCGGCAAGACGGTGGGGATCATCGGGACCGGCAAAATCGGCAAAGTCGCGGCCGAAATATTCCGTGGTTTTGGGGCGCGCGTTCTCGCCCACGACCCGTTTCCCGCGCCGGAGTGGGCCGGACGGCACGGCGTCGAATATACGGAATTCAACGCGCTGCTCACCGCGTGTGACATCCTTTCGCTGCACGCGCCCCTTTCAACCCAGACCCATCATCTGCTGAACTCCGAAACGCTCTCCCGGATGAAACGCGGCGCCTTCCTCGTCAACACCAGTCGAGGAAAGCTCATTGACACCGCGGCGTTGCTCGATTCGTTGAAGCGGGGGCATCTGGGCGGCGTGGCGCTGGACGTGTACGAGGAGGAAGAAGGCATTTTCTTCGAAGACCTCTCCGACCAGGTGCTCGAAGACGACGAACTTTCCCGATTGCTGACCTTCCCCAACGTGTTGATCACGGCGCACCAGGCGTTCCTGACGCACGAAGCCCTCACGCAGATTGCCTTGGTTACTACAAAAAACATCTTGAAATTCAACGTCAGCGAACCCTTTTTGGAGGGCACCCAGCTTTGAGCCGTCTTGGGACTTTCGCGATGCTAAAGCGGCCAAACGGGAAAAAATCGCAAGTTGACACGCTTGTTGGTTTTTGGTGTCATCACCCTCCCTTTGACGAAAACGCTATGTACGCAGTATTGGAAACGGGTGGAAAACAGTACCGGGTTACGGCAGGTGACACGCTCGAAATCGAACGATTGACGGCCGAGGTCGGGCAGCCGTTTACCTTCGATCGCGTATTGCTGGTCAACAATGATGGTAAGGTGGCGATCGGTTCGCCGACTGTTGCGCAGGCCGCCGTTGTGGCCGATGTGGTGGCGCACAAACGCGGCGAAAAGAAAATCGCGTTTAAGATGAAACGCCGCAAAGGCTACCACAAGACCATCGGGCATCGCCAGGAACTGACGGTCGTGAAGATCAAGGAAATCAAATCTTAATTGTATGGCACACAAGAAAGGCGGCGGCAGCGTTCATAACGGGCGGGACAGCGTCAGCAAACGTCTCGGTGTAAAACGATTTGGGGGCGAAACCGTCACTGCAGGCAGCATCCTCGTCCGCCAGCGCGGAACCAAGTTCATCGCCGGCAAAAACGTCGGGACCGGCCGGGACTGGACCTTGTTTGCTTTGATCGATGGCAAGGTGTTGTTCGACAAGGACAGCAAGCGAATCAACGTGCTGCCGGCTGCTGCGTCGGCCGCGAATTAGTTGCGCGCCGGAGTATTTCAGGGCGAGGTCACGGGCCTCGCCTTTTTTGTTTCGTAACAGGCCCTGTGATAAACTTCGTGTGGCACTGAAACCGGTGGGGACAATTAACTGTCGTTGTCGCGGTGGAATCGCGGAATCAGGCGTGGCGCTCCACGGCCCCGGGTTTGGATGGTTCGAATCGGTGGGATCTCATGTTCGTTGATGAAGTAAAAATTTTTGCGCGCGCCGGGCATGGCGGCAAAGGCAGCGTTGCGTTTTTACGTGAAACTTTCCGGCCCAAGGGCGGCCCCTCGGGCGGCAATGGCGGGCGGGGTGGAGACGTGATTCTGCAAGCCGACCATGACCTGAACAACCTTGTTGCCCAATACTACCAGCCGCGGCTTGTGGCGCAGAACGGCGAGCATGGCATGGGCAAAGGGATGGATGGCCATGCCGGCAAGGACCTCGTGGTGAAAGTCCCCTGCGGCACGCT encodes:
- a CDS encoding TerC family protein, whose protein sequence is MDWISDPQIWVSLLTLTVLEIILGIDNIVFISILAGKLPSEQQARARQAGLSLALITRILLLCGLAWMVKLTRPLFEVPTLGILDEPHPVSGRDLILLCGGLFLLWKSTHEIHDKLEGEDGSVTSRLAPSFVSVVVQILLLDIVFSLDSVITAVGMARQLAVMIAAVIVALVFMLIFSGRISGFIHKHPTLKMLGLSFLLLIGCALVAEGFHKEIPKGYIYFAMAFSVGVESLNIRLRSKQASKVELHQPYR
- the rpsP gene encoding 30S ribosomal protein S16; amino-acid sequence: MAVRIRMKRIGATNNPVFRIVVADNRSPRDGKFIEEIGTYQPRKKGDNFSLDYERAKYWISKGAQPSDTVASFIRKAAKAAPAAA
- a CDS encoding KH domain-containing protein translates to MQAFLEYVVKGLVDRPDAVNITPVERQGMTIYELRMHPTDIGKVIGKQGTTIHAIRSLLQVGAARKGQRCTVEIVEERPEG
- the trmD gene encoding tRNA (guanosine(37)-N1)-methyltransferase TrmD, which gives rise to MKIDVLTLFPAMFAGPLDESIIKRARADKLLDLAIHNLRDHTHDRHRTVDDKPFGGGPGMLLKPEPIFEAVDKLAREKTRVILLSPSGRTFTQAIASGLAREEHLLLICGSYEGFDERVREALADDELSIGDYVLTNGGLPAMVIIDAVTRLLPGALGDDESSRDESFSRGLLEYPQYTRPAEFRGMKVPDVLLSGNHAQIEQWRREQSEQRTLERRPDLSDLEAIRGGGPGAPPEK
- the rplS gene encoding 50S ribosomal protein L19, translating into MNQAILDKIESEQFRKNPANFGVGDTVRVHTKVVEGDKERIQIFTGVVIGKRGRGLNETFTVRRISYGEGVERVFPFHSPRVDKVEVERRGSVRRAKLTYLRKRIGRGAVAVKEKESATAAPAPAK
- a CDS encoding phosphopantothenoylcysteine decarboxylase, with the translated sequence MKCVVTAGPTYEPLDEVRRLTNSSTGRLGTGLANHLAAMGHEVILLRGYYAVHRGEVKSSHVEMFTTATDLRTRLQTLSSQGAGAVFHAAAVSDFTFGAVWERSAESELSRCVGKKISTRKDQLLVELKPTSKIIGELRGWFPQACLVGWKYELDGDRARVIEVAKEQLAANRTNACVVNGAAYGEGFGLVTGAGRSEHLADAPALYGALATLIDS
- a CDS encoding cyclic nucleotide-binding domain-containing protein, yielding MQPDNDAPGYCIWGVDNVVYGPVNLPTLVNWVRDERVTAGTWIFRQDKAEWHKAQHVGELKMFFQPRSEAGPPTVSAPDGTSLTLKPGALRRVKILAGLSDAQLARFVDFMELQPVRQWTEIVRQGSPGDAMYLVLEGEVRVRMMIADKESILATLAAGEFFGEVALFDHGPRSADVVANRDSLLLKISAGAFQRLTSGAPDLAAPFLFAIGKTLTARIRADNKRHRDSVAFARVTQ
- the argS gene encoding arginine--tRNA ligase, with protein sequence MRFWRGGDSNPRYPVIHQLLQDRIRDAVRLVLPDADTADIEAVLVRPCPDPKFGDYQCNALMSLAKARKLNPRQLANEVLARLDANEWCEKVELAGAGFLNFRLKIPALARALETAAASKHPFVEQTKQPHTVVIDFSSPNVAKPMHVGHIRSTILGDCLSRTLRLLGHHVITDNHIGDWGTQFGMLIVGWKTLLDRAALGREPLAEMERIYKAVQSKCDPEKSGYDAATHEAARAELVKLQNGDTDNLKIWREMIELSQKQFDEIYSRLGVKFDHSFGESFYNDKVKQVYDELTAHSIAVESEGALVVFQNQPEAPANIKGHPFIIRKRDGASNYASTDLATVLYRKEALRADAVLYVVDSRQRDHFDHLFSTAGKWFKATERNLFEPKLIDFGTILGEDNKPLKTRSGENVKLRDLLDEAEERALKIVSEKNPELPEAQQREIARIVGIGAVKYADLLPNRTSDYVFSWDKMLALNGNTAPYLQYAYTRVRSIFRKGGAEQGERGIQNVELKLSALEEIALGKHLLNFGLTLDAVAGEYRPNYLCNYLYELAGHFARFYENCPVLKAAESDRASRLVLCNLTAQVLKEGLGVLGIETTEQM
- a CDS encoding PTS sugar transporter subunit IIA — translated: MNLGDILSPAQIISEMQASNRWEAIDELINNLVQTGKIKPENRDPIAAVVKKRETSMSTGIGFGIGIPHASTDLIYEVVGAFGRSKKGVNFDALDNQPVRLVMLFLVPQGQFQKHLHTLANIAKLLHKTEFRQSLEEAPDADTMYRIVKEQSGGATGTAR
- a CDS encoding 2-hydroxyacid dehydrogenase, producing MLDAAFYDTKPYDRQYFEHGRNEGGIHWRFYDFRLRAETATTAKGARAVCVFVNDCLDRPCLEGLVESGVKHIALRCAGFNNLDLPAAKALGLAVTRVPAYSPHAVAEHAVALLLALNRKIHRAYNRVREHNFSLNGLVGFDICGKTVGIIGTGKIGKVAAEIFRGFGARVLAHDPFPAPEWAGRHGVEYTEFNALLTACDILSLHAPLSTQTHHLLNSETLSRMKRGAFLVNTSRGKLIDTAALLDSLKRGHLGGVALDVYEEEEGIFFEDLSDQVLEDDELSRLLTFPNVLITAHQAFLTHEALTQIALVTTKNILKFNVSEPFLEGTQL
- the rplU gene encoding 50S ribosomal protein L21, which produces MYAVLETGGKQYRVTAGDTLEIERLTAEVGQPFTFDRVLLVNNDGKVAIGSPTVAQAAVVADVVAHKRGEKKIAFKMKRRKGYHKTIGHRQELTVVKIKEIKS
- the rpmA gene encoding 50S ribosomal protein L27; the encoded protein is MAHKKGGGSVHNGRDSVSKRLGVKRFGGETVTAGSILVRQRGTKFIAGKNVGTGRDWTLFALIDGKVLFDKDSKRINVLPAAASAAN